In Macadamia integrifolia cultivar HAES 741 chromosome 5, SCU_Mint_v3, whole genome shotgun sequence, a single window of DNA contains:
- the LOC122079001 gene encoding B-box zinc finger protein 20-like: protein MKIQCDVCNREEASIFCSADEAALCHGCDHRVHYANKLAGKHHRFPLLHPSSKDAPRCDICQERRGFLFCREDRAILCRDCDLPIHTANEYTTKHQRFILTGVKLSSFPSSSPTTTTACLSSNGSCDATASAKMNPSQSQLPMKKKKPNSVSDPVPLIAQNNTSEVVEDVSESQGGSISSISEYLIETLPGWQVDDLLDSSAPFGFSKTDFPQPFHLESNLSFSSEEFGIWVPEVPQAPRASSYSNIGLYNGFKVSNQTGNLTLMDNKRRKEDALTVPQIRPP, encoded by the exons ATGAAGATCCAGTGCGACGTTTGCAACAGAGAGGAGGCCTCTATCTTCTGCTCCGCCGACGAAGCTGCTCTCTGTCATGGCTGCGACCACCGTGTCCACTACGCTAACAAGCTCGCCGGCAAGCACCACCGCTTTCCCCTTCTCCATCCTTCTTCCAAAGACGCCCCTCGTTGCGACATCTGCcag GAGAGACGTGGTTTTCTCTTCTGCCGTGAGGACAGAGCAATTCTCTGCAGAGACTGCGACCTTCCCATTCACACGGCCAATGAATACACCACCAAGCACCAAAGGTTCATCCTTACCGGCGTTAAgctctcttccttcccttcctccTCACCCACCACCACTACGGCCTGCTTATCGTCGAATGGGAGCTGTGATGCCACCGCTTCTGCTAAAATGAATCCTTCCCAATCCCAGCTgcccatgaagaagaagaaacccaacTCTGTTTCTGATCCGGTGCCATTAATTGCCCAAAATAATACTTCCGAAGTCGTCGAAGATGTTTCTGAAAGCCAAGGAGGTTCTATCAGTAGCATATCGGAGTACTTGATCGAGACGTTGCCGGGTTGGCAGGTCGACGATCTTCTTGACTCCTCTGCTCCTTTTGGTTTCTCTAAG ACTGATTTCCCGCAGCCGTTTCATCTCGAAAGCAACCTGAGCTTCTCTTCTGAAGAATTTGGGATCTGGGTACCTGAAGTTCCCCAAGCCCCTCGTGCTTCCAGCTACAGCAACATCGGTTTGTACAACGGTTTCAAGGTGTCGAATCAGACGGGCAATCTCACTCTCATGGATAacaagaggaggaaggaagatgCTTTAACAGTTCCTCAAATCAGGCCTCCATAG